Below is a genomic region from Sphingomonas phyllosphaerae.
TCGGCCTCATTGTGCAACCGCGAGCGTCGCTCGCATTAGTCCGCGCAACGCATTCCCGACGAACAGCCCGTCGCGCAGATCGGCCACCGTCAGATCGTCTTCCACCGCCTTGCCCGAATCGAGCAGCTCGCCGCGCAGCACGCCCGGCAGCAACGGACCGGCGCGTGGTGTGCGCAACGTGTCGCCCCGCGGCACGAACAGGTTGGTGTAGCTGCCTTCGGTCAGGCGTCCATCGGGGGTGAAGAACAGCACCTCGTCGGCTCCGCTCGCGGCGCGGGCGGCGTCGTAGAAGCGGCGATCGCTGGTCTTGTGGCGCAATCGCCAGTCCCGCTCGCCGACCGGCAGCGGGGCGAGCGCGACACGCAGCGGCCGGTCGGGCGCGGGCGGCGCGGCGGCGACCTCGATCGCGACCACGCCGCTTTGCGACACCATCAACCGGACGCGGGCGGCGGCGCGCAGCCGGAAGGTCGCGGCCTGCAGTTCGTTGCGCGCGGCATGGCGATCGAAAACGAAGCCGAGCGCCGCGGCGCTGGTGCGCAGTCGTTCGAGGTGCCGCTCGATCCGCAGCACGCCTTCGTCCGGGTCGAACGCCATGGTTTCGAGCAGATCGACGCGCCGGCGCGCGCCGGCAAGGAACGCCGCCTTGGCCATCGCTTCATCCCATTCGTCCTCGACGCGGGAATCGGCGACGATCCCGCCGCCGATCCCGATCACGGCATGGTCCGCGCCCTCGTCGATCGTCAGCGTGCGGATCGCGACGTTGAACGCCGCGCTGCCATCGGCATCGATCCGCCCAATCGCGCCGGTATAGGTCCCGCGCGGCGTGCCGCGCTCGACCGTGGCGATCGCCTGCATCGCGCGGACCTTCGGCGCGCCGGTGATCGAGCCGCATGGAAAAAGCGCGGACAGCACGTCGACCGCATGGCGTTCGGGCGCGAGCGTCGCCGTGACCTTCGAGGTGAGCTGGTGCACGGTGGGATAGCGCTCGACCGCGAACAATTCGGGCACGGCGACGCTGCCCGCAACCGCGACGCGCGACAGGTCGTTGCGCATCAGGTCGACGATCATCAGGTTCTCGGCACGCTGTTTGGCATCGGCGGCCAGCGCGTGCGCGACCGCGAGATCGATCGCGGGATCGGCGTTGCGGCGCGCGGTCCCCTTGATCGGGCGGCTGACAAGCGCATCGCCATCGCGCGTGAAGAACAATTCGGGCGACAGCGACAGGATCGTCTGCGCACCCGTGGCGACCAGCGCACTCCACCCCGCACCCGCCGCCTGCCGCAAGCCGGCATAGAGCGCGAGCGGATCGCCGATGAACGGGACGCGCGCGCGAAAGGTGAGGTTGAGCTGGTACAGGTCGCCCGCGCGGATCAGCGCCTGTGCGGCCTCGAACATCGCGCGATAATCCGATCGCGACGGTTCGGGCTCGGGCGCGCCGGTCCACGCGCCGGCCGCGTCGGGGAGCCACGCGGCGACGTCGGCGATCTCCTCATGCCTGTCGAACAAGCCAAACCATGCCAGTGGCGTGGCGCAGTCGGGCTCGCGCCCGGCCGCCGGCTCGAACGCCGCGCCCGCGCCATAGGAGAGGAAGCCCGCCGCTGCGCCGGGCCACGAGCGGATCGCCGCCAGCACGTCGTGCACCTCGGCCGGCGTCTGTGCGGCGAGCACCCGCCGCGGCGCGTGGTACAGCCTCGCGCGATCGAGCCCGGAACGGGCATCGTGGAGCAGCACGAAAGGAGCGGCGGGACGCATCGCCGCCATTGATGCCCGCAGGTCGTTACGCCCGCAAGCCGCGTTGCGTCCGACAAAGGTCGAAGTTAATCGGCCGGGACCGGCGATCCGGCATCCCGGCAGGAGTTTTCCCCATGACCGACACCCCCTTACGTGCCGCGATCGTCCCCGTCACCGCGATCGAGCAGAATTGTACGCTGATCTGGTGCACCGCCACGATGAAGGCGGCGGTGGTCGATCCCGGCGGGGATCTGCCGCGCATCCTCGCCGCGATCGGGCAGGCCGGGGTGGCGGTGGAGAAGATCCTGCTGACGCATGGTCATATCGATCATGCCGGTGAGGCGAAGCCGCTTGCCGGGCAGCTGGGCGTGCCGATCGAAGGGCCGCACGAGGCGGATCGTTTCTGGCTGGCGCGGCTCGACGAGGACGGCCGCAACTGGGGGATCCGCGGCGTGGTGTTCGAGCCCGACCGCTGGCTGTCGGACGGCGACACGGTGACGATCGGCAACCTGACGCTCGACGTCTACCATACGCCGGGGCACACCGCGGGGCACGTGATCTTCCATCACGCGCCGTCGCGATTCGCGCAGGTTGGCGACGTCCTGTTCCAGGGCTCGGTCGGGCGGACCGACCTGCCGCAGGGCGATCACAAGCAGCTGATCGAATCGATCGTGACCAAGCTGTGGCCGCTGGGCGATGAGACGGCGTTCATCCCTGGCCATGGCAAGCCCAGCACCTTCGCGCACGAGCGCGCGCACAATATGTTCGTCAGCGACCGCGCGCTCTCGGCCTGAGACGGACACGACGGTGCGCTCCGGGCGTTGACGGCACGGAGGTCATGTGACGGGCTTTGCTTGCAACCGCCGGGGAATTCGCTATAGGCGCGGGGCTTCGCGATGCGAGCCGATGCCCGGCTGTCTGCCGCGGCCGGTGCTCGCATCGTCCGCGCGGCACCGTGCACCGGCTCGTCGCTCTTATGAAATACTAGTCAAATCAAGGTGCCACGATGGCCGTCCCCAAGCGAAAGACTTCTCCCTCCCGCCGTGGTATGCGCCGCGCGCACGACGCCTTGTCGGTCGAGGCCTTCCAGGAATGCCCGAACTGCGGCGAGCTGAAGCGCCCGCACAACCTGTGCACCGCGTGCGGTCACTACAACGGTCGCGAGGTCATCGCGGTCGACGCCTGAGCCTGACCGGGTACAGGCACAGCTTCGGGAGCGAGGTTCAGTGATTTCCGACAGGTCCCGGATCGCCGTCGATGCGATGGGCGGTGACGAGGGGCTGGCGGTGATGCTGGCCGGGGTGGCACGCGCGTGCCGTCGCTACGACGACGTCAACTATCTGTTGGTCGGCGACGAGGCGGCGATTCGCGACGGGCTGTCCCAGCATCCCAATCTCGCGCAGCATTCCGAAATCGTCCACGCTCCCGATGTGATCGCGGGCGACGAGAAGCCCAGTCAGGCGATTCGTCGTGCCAAGACGACCTCGATGGGGATCGCGATCGACTGCGTGAAGCAGGGGCGTGCCGCCGCGGCGGTGTCGGCGGGCAACACCGGCGCGTTGATGGCGATGGCCAAGCTGTCGCTGCGGACGATGCGCGGCATCGACCGGCCGGCGCTCGCTGCGCTGCTCCCGACGCTGGGCGACAACGACTGTGTGATGCTCGACCTCGGCGCGAATACCGAATGCGATGCGCGCAATCTCGTGCAGTTCGCGGTGATGGGCGCGGCCTATGCGCGTACCACGCTGGAGCTGGATGCGCCGCGCGTCGCGCTGCTCAACATCGGCAGCGAGGACCAGAAGGGCACCGGCGAGATTCGCGACGCCGCGCAGATGCTGCGCGCCGCGCCGCACCTGCCGATGAAGTTCACCGGGTTCGTCGAGGGCGACCGGCTGTCGCGCGGCGAGCATGACGTGATCGTCTGCGATGGCTTCTCGGGCAATATCGCGCTCAAGACCGCCGAGGGCACCGCGCGGTTCGTCGCCGACCTGCTCAAGCGCGCATTCCGCAGCTCGGTGCGCTCGAAGGTCGGCTTCCTGATCTCGCGCCCGGCGACCGAGCTGCTGCGCGATCACCTCGATCCCAACAACCACAATGGCGCGGTCTTCCTCGGGCTCAACGGGCTGGTGGTCAAAAGCCATGGCAGCGCGAACGAGCGCGGGGTGGCGACCGCGATCGGCAATGCCGCCAAGATGGTGCGTGCCGACCTGACCCGGCGGATCGTCGAAGATTTGCGCCATTTCGAAGCGAAGGCCGCGGCATGATCCGTGCGGTGCTGACGGGGACGGGATCTGCGCTCCCCGCCCGTCGTGTTTCCAATGCCGAGCTGGCCGAGCGCGTCGACACCTCCGACGAATGGATCGTCGAGCGTACCGGAATCCGCTTCCGCCACATCGCGGGGGAAGGCGAGACGACCGCGACCTTGGCGCGCGATGCCGCGATCGCCGCGATCGCGGCGGCGGGGCTGGTCGCGGGCGATATCGACCTGATCGTGCTCGCCACCGCTACGCCCGACAACACCTTCCCTGCCACCGCCACCAAGGTGCAGGCGATGCTGGGGATCGATGATTGCGTCGCGTTCGACGTTGCGGCGGTCTGCTCGGGCTTCCTCTATGCGGTGCAGGTCGCCGACAGCATGATCCGCGCCGGCGCGCACCGCCGTGCGCTGGTGATCGGTGCCGAGACGTTCAGCCGCATCCTCGACTGGGAGGACCGCACCACCTGCGTGCTGTTCGGTGATGGGGCGGGCGCCATCGTGCTGGAAGCACGCGACTCCGCCGGGGATGCGCGCGACCCGGCCGCGCGCGGCGTGCTCGCGACGCGGCTCCATGCCGATGGTCGCCATAATGAGTTGCTTTTCGTCGACGGCGGACCCTCCACGACGGGCACGGTCGGCAAGCTTCGGATGAAGGGTCGGGAGGTATTCCGCCATGCCGTCGTCAATCTGGCGGCAGTGATGGAGGAGGCGTTGCGGGCCGCCGGACTGCCTTCCGGCACGGTCGATTGGGTGGTGCCGCATCAGGCCAACGCGCGCATCCTGGACGCCACCGCACGCAAACTTTCCCTGCCGTCTGAAAAGGTTGTGGTCACCGTCGACCAGCACGCGAACACCTCCGCCGCATCGGTGCCGCTCGCGTTGGACGTGGCGGTGCGCGATGGCCGGATCAAGCCCGGGCACCTGGTCGTGCTGGAGGCGATGGGTGGCGGATTCACCTGGGGTGCTGCGGTCATCCGCATGTAGGCCGCGACGGGCCGCTGCATCGACAATTCACGCCATTCGTTCTAAGCGGGAGCTGAATTGTGCAACCTTTCCGGGGGGTAGAGGGAAGTCGATGACTGAAGCAGGTACGTTGACGCGCGCCGATCTGGCGGAGTCGCTTCACAAGCATGTGGGCCTGTCCCGCGCGGATTCATCGCGGCTGGTCGAGCAGATCCTCGACCACATGTGCGGCGCGCTGTCGAAGGGCGAGAACGTCAAGATCTCGGGTTTCGGCACGTTCGTGTTGCGCGACAAGGGCGAGCGGATCGGCCGCAATCCCAAGACGGGCGTCGAGGTGCCGATCGCACCCCGCCGCGTGCTGACCTTCCGCGCCAGCCAGATGATGCGCGACCGCATCGTCGGGGGCTGAGCGTTTGGCGTCGGACGCCAAATCCGCCGCCGCGTTTCGCACTATCGGCGAGGTCGCTCAGGCAACCGGCCTCGCCCCGCATATCCTGCGGTATTGGGAAGGGCGCTTCCCGCAACTCCGGCCGGTAACACGCGCGGGCAACCGCCGGTATTACCGGCCCGAGGATGTCGCGCTGGTCGAGCGGATCGACCGGCTGCTCAACCGCGAAGGCTATACGATCAAGGGCGTGCAGCAATTGCTGGCACGCGAGCCGGCCGCAGCGCCGCCACCCGCCCCGGTCGCGGCGACACCGACGCTGATCGCGATCCGCAACCTGCTCGCCAAAGCGATCGACGACGATTGAGCCGTGCCCACGGGCGCGCGTGCGTTCCCGCGGCTACGCCGACCTGCTCACCGCACCGCGCGCGTCGATCAGCGCCTGATAATGCGCGATCAGCGCCTGCGCATGTTCGCGGTCGCTCCAGACCTTCGTCGCCGCAACCGCGGCCGCGCGGCGGAGCAGCGGCTGATCGCGTGACGCCATCGCGACGATCGCGCGCGCGCATTCATAGGCGTCCCCACCGCGATACCATTCGCCGAACGCCGGCTGCGCGACCGCCGAGGCGCCGCCGCGATCGGGGACGATCAACGGCAAGCCCGAGGCGAGTGCCTCGGACGCGACCAGCCCGAACGGCTCGGTGTCGCAACCGTGGATGAAGGCGTCGGCGCTGGCCATGATCGAGGCGAGCTGCCCGCGGTGATAGACCGGGTGGAACATGCGTACGTGCGGACTTTCGGCGATATGCCGCTCGAGCGTCCGCGTGTCCGGCCCCAGCCCCAGCAACAGCAAGCCGACGGGGAGCCTGGCCCCGGCGCGGCGCACCGCGTCGATCACCATCGGCCAGCGCTTTTCCGGGTGATGCCGCCCGACCCCGATCAGCAGGAAGGCGTCGTCGGGCAGCCCGCATTGTTCGAGCATCGCCTTGCGGAGCGTCGCGCTGCGCAGCGCGGGCGAGAAATGCTCGCGCTCGATCCCGAGCGTCATCGTGGCGTCGATGCGCACCCCGCGCGAGCGCAACCGCTCGGTCAAGACCGGCCCGTTGGTGACGACGGTGTCGAAGCGATCGAGCCAGCGGTTCATGTAGCGATCGTACCAGCCGAATGCGCGCTCGATCGTCGCCTCCGACGCCACGCGCGAGAACCAGCGCTTGGGATAGCTCTCGACATTGTCGTTGTGCATGAACCACGCGCGCACCGCGTCGCCCCGCCAGTCGGCAACGATCGCCGCCGAGCGCCACGGCGCGCAATTCTCAACGACGTCGGGGCGGTAATGATCGAGTAGTTCGTGGATCGGCGCCGCGTCCCAGAACAGCCCGTAATTGGAATCGAACGGAATGCCCGGCGACCTGACGTAATGGATGCGCGCGCCGCCGGGGCGCTCCTCGACGCGATCCTCGCGACCCGGCGCGATCACGATCTGCTGGTGCCCCATTTCGGACATCAGCGCCATCTTGCGATCGAGGTACGAGCGTACCCCGCCGCCGGTCGGCGAGTAGAATTCGTTGACGTCGACGATCCGCATGGTCCCGCCTCCCGATCAGCGCATGAAGCCGAAGCCGCCCAGCCCGCGCAGATATTGCGCGCGGATCGTGGTGCGGGTGACGCCGGGGCCGACGTCGATCAGCGCGTCGACCAGCTTGGGACGCGCGCGGCCGATCTTGTGGTTGCTGGGAAAACCGGCGCCATCGCTCCAGAAGTTGAACTTGCGCTTTCCGTCGCGGTCGTGCCCGAGGAACAGCGCGTAGCGGCCGGGTTGCGGTACGCGGATGCAGATCGATGCATCGCCGGATGCGGGCGGCGCCACCGACACGCGGCGGAAGAACTTGCCCTCGCGCGCCAGATCGCCGTCGCCGGCAAGGAAATCCTTTTCGTTCGGCGGATACAGCTCCAGCTTCAGCGTGCCGGTACGATCCTTCAATCCGGTGACGGTCGCGAGGATCGCGGGGCCTTGCTGCGCGCCGCTGCACGCCGCGGCATCGCTGCCCAGCACCTGCGCGCGCGCAGCGGGCGTGGCGAGCCCGAGCAGCGCCGTCAGCGCGATCTTCAGCGTTCCTGGCGCCATGCGCGCATCCTTTCCGTCACATATACCGCGCCGAACAGCAGCAGCAGCAGCCCGTGCATCGCCACGGTCGACGCTGCGGTGAACGCCATCAAATCCGACAACGTACGGTCATGCCCGATCACCAGGATCGCGAAGTTGGCGAAAAGCAGGTCTTTGTTGGGCAGGAACGGCAACCGCGACACCAATTGCCGACCGGCGATCAGGAACAGCCACATGCCCAGCGAGACGCTGGGGATCGCCCATGCCCAGGCAAGCGCGATCGTCACGCAGGTGCCGCCGATGCGTAGAAGGTCGATCCAGAAGATGAACCACAGGTCGCGGCGCGGCAGCGAGAAGACACGCTTCGAAAACAGGATCAGCCCTAGCGAGAGCGCGGTGGCGAAGACCAGCGACCAGATCATGGCCTCCACCACGTCGGGCGAGATCAACTGGTAGCCGAGCGGCAATGCCACCAGCCCGAGCAACAGCGCGGTGACGTTGCCGGTGATGCCCGAGACGATGCTGACGTCCTTCACCGCCCCGAACGGTGCCGCGACCATCGCGAGCCGCGCACGCGCCCAAGCGTAGAAATAGGCGTCTCCCGAATAGCCGATCAGGATGTCGTTCGCGATCCGCTTTCGGTTGAGCGCGGGAAAGGCGGTCGGCGGGACGTTCCACAGCCGTCGGAAGATGATGAAGTCGCAGACCGGCAAGGTGAAATACGAGGCGACGAAGAACAGGTAGAAGCCCCATGACTCGGGCACGATCCGCCGTAGGCCGGCCAGCCCGTCGTCGAACAGCTCGTATCCGACCCCGATCAGCATCGCGAACGTAAGGATCGTCGCCAGCAGGACCGGCCAACGCCGCCGAAGCGTCTGGACCGGCTTCAGCGCGACCAGCGGCGCAACGTCGGTCGTGGACATGATCGAGGGAGTTGATGCTGGCTCGTCGACGCGCAATCGGTTCATCCTGCGCCCGTTCCTACACGGGTGGCGCGCTTTAGCAGCGTCCGGCGGGGCGCGCCAGCCGTGCCGCGCCGCCGTCAGCCTCGCGTCTCGCCGTGCTCGACGTTCTCGGAGCGCCGCTCCAGCGCGGTCTTGAGGATCGCGGTCATCGGATCGGCCAGCGCCAGCCCCATGATCCCGAACAGCGCGCTGGCCAGGATCTGCGCGCCCAGCGTCAGCGCCGGCGGCAGGTCGACGGTGCGCCGCGCGACCATCGGGATCACGACATAGCCATCGAAGGTCTGCACGACGACATAGACGACGATCGCCAGCACCCCGGTATGGATGCCGGCCGAAAAGCCCACCGCGACCATCAGCGCGCCGGAGATGAAGGCCCCGATATTGGGGATGAACGCCAGCAGACCGGTGAGGATGCCGAGGATCATCGCCATCGGCACCCCGGCGAGCCACAGGGCGATCGCGGTCAGCACGCCCTCGAACGCCATGCCGAGCAGGCGTCCGGCGAGCAGCCGGCGGAGCGTCTGCGCCATCCGCTTGAGCGTCACCGCGAATTCTACGCGGTTGCGCTCGGGCACCATCCATTGCAGCCCGCGCTCATAGCCGTGCGGGTCGATCGCGACGAACAGCCCGAGCACGACGATCATGAAGCCGCTGGTCAGCGCCCCGGCGGCGGTGCCGAGCCAGCTCGTGACGCGACCCAGCGAGGACATCGCCTGTTTCGCGACCCCGCTCAGGTCGCCGACACCGGGCATCAGCCCCTGCGCGCTCAACCAGCCGTTGAGGCGTACAGCTTGCACCTCGACGGTCGAGCGGAGCTGCTGCGCCTGCGCGGCGATCTGCACGCCGGCGAGGTAGAAGGTGCCGAGCAGGAAGGCGATCGTCAGCAGGCAGACGATCAGCAGCCGCCAGCTTCTGCCGATCGGCAGCACGCGCCCGAGCAGCCGTACCCCGCCGTCGAGCAGCGCGGCGAAGACGAGCGCGGCGAAGATGATGAGCAGCGGCTGGACGAGCAGGACGACCAGCGCAATCGCACCGGCCATCCCCAGCCAGATCGCGGCCCGGCGGATTTCGTACCGTGTCGCTTCGTCGCGCACTTCGGTGGGGCTGGCGCCGGCGCGGACGCGGACGCGCTCGCCACCGGCATCGATCCGCACCTCGTGCGCGTCGCTCATGGGACGAGCGTCGGGTGGAGCGAGGTTCCGGCGCGTCCGCCGCGCAGCGCGCGCGGCCACGTCAGCGGGTTCCAGCCGGCGCTGCCGTCGACCGAGAAGGTGATGAACTCGGCGCGACCGCCGATATTCTCATACGGGACCGGCCCACCGAGCCCGCGCTCGAACCCGCCCAGCGCGAAACGGCTGTCGGCCGAGCGATCACGGTTGTCGCCCATCAGGAAGACGTGGTCGGCGGGGATCGTCACCGGGCCATAATTGTCGCCGACGCTGTCGGGTTCCAGATCGACCGTGTCATAGCGGCGACCGTTGGGCAGTGTCTCCGTGACGATCGGCAGATGGCAGATCGGGGTGCCGTCGGCCCGCTCCTGTCGGGCGCCCGGATATTGCGCGGGATCGCAGGTCGCGTTGGCGTCGACGGGCAGGTCGCGATAGTGGAGCGGGCCGCGCGGCACGGGGACGCCGTTGAGGATCACGACGCCGCCGCGCACCGCCAGCGTATCGCCCGGCAGACCGATTACGCGCTTGATATAGTCGCTCGACTGGCCCGGCGGGGTGACGATCACCACATCGCCGCGCTCCGGCAGGCTGCCCCAGACGCGGCCGTGGATGAACGGCACTTGCACCGACCAGCTGTCGACCGGCTGGTGGAGCAACGTGCCGCGGACGATCGCGACGGGATCGGGGATCGTCGGCGAGACGAACGACCAGCCGTAGGCGAATTTCGACACCACCAGCCGATCGCCGACCAGCAGCCCGGGGAGCATCGATTCGCTCGGGATGTAAAACGGCTTGGCGATGAAGCTGTGGAAGCCGAGCACCGCCAGCAACAGCCAGAACAGCCCCTTGATCTCGCCCCACCAGTCGAAACCCGCGCGCGTCTCGGACGGCTCCACCGTGGCGGGCGGGGGCGTGCGGTCGCCGGTCAATGCGATATCCTCTGCCACGCGGTCACTCGGCTCCTGCATGTCGGTCGGCGATAGCCTCGATGATGACGAATGCCTGCGCCCAGGGGTGGTCGTCGGTCAATGTCAGATGAATGTGCGCCTTGTGCCCGGCGGGGATCATCGCGTCGAGCCGCGCCCTCGCGCCGCCGGTCAGCGCCAGCGTCGGTGCGCCGGAGGGGGCGTTGACGACGCCGATGTCCTTCATGAACACCCCGGCCCTGAACCCGGTGCCGACCGCCTTGGAGAACGCCTCCTTCGCGGCGAAGCGCTTGGCGAGCGTCCCGGCCTTGGTGAACGGGCGGCGCTCGGCCTTGGCGCGCTCGACATCGGTGAAGACGCGCGCCTCGAAGCGCTCGCCGAAGCGCTCGAGCGAATGCGCGATCCGCTCGATATTGCACAGGTCGGAGCCGAGCCCGACGATCACGCTACTGGTCTCATCGGGCTTCGTCCATCAACGCCTTCATCCTCCGCACGCTGTCCTCCAGCCCGGTGAAGATCGCCTCGCCGATCAGGAAATGGCCGATGTTCAGCTCGCGGACCTGCGGGATCGCCGCCACGGGGGTGACGTTGTCGAAGGTGAGGCCGTGCCCGGCGTGAACCTCGATCCCGTTCTTCGCCGCCAGCGCCGCGGCGTCGGCGAGCCGGCGCAGCTCGGCGGTGCGCGCCTCGCCGTCCAGCTCGGCATACCGGCCGGTGTGCAGTTCGACGACCGGCGCGCCGAGCGCGACCGCCGCCGCGATCTGGCGTGGGTCGGGCTCGATGAACAGCGAGACGCGGATCTGCGCGGCGCCCAGCTCGCGGACCATCGGGGCGAGGCGGTCGTGCTGCCCGGCGGCGTCGATCCCGCCCTCGGTGGTGCGCTCCTCGCGCTTTTCGGGAACGATGCAGGCGGCGTGCGGGCGATGGCGCAGCGCGATCGCGAGCATCTCGTCGGTCGCCGCCATTTCCAGATTGAGCGGGATCGACAATTCGGCCGAGAGCCGCGCGATGTCCGCGTCGGTGATGTGGCGGCGATCCTCGCGCAGATGCGCGGTGATGCCATCGGCACCGGCCTGCGCCGCGAGCAGCGCGGCGCGGACCGGATCGGGCAAACCACCGCCGCGTGCGTTCCGCACCGTCGCGACATGGTCGATATTGACCCCGAGGCGTAAGGGGCCGGCCATCGTCACGCCGCTGCCCGGCTGCCCGGCTTGATCGCCGGGATCGCCTGTAGTTCGGGGGGCAGGTCGTCGGGCTGGTAGGTCGGCACCTCGAGCCGGATCAGCGGGAAGAACGGCACGCCGATGTCGGCGGTGCCGTTCGAGCGATCGACCAGCGCCGCGCCCGCGATCACGCGCCCGCCGGCAGCCTCGATCGCCTTGATCGCTTCGCGGCTCGACAAGCCGGTGGTGACGACGTCCTCCATCATCAGCACTTCCTGCCCCGGCTCCAGCCGGAAGCCACGGCGCAGCTCGAAGGTGCCGGTCGGGCGTTCGACGAACATCGCGTCGACGTCGAGCGCGCGCGCCATTTCCTGCCCGGCGATCACCCCACCCATTGCCGGGGCGACGACCGCAGTGATCCGGGTGCGCAGTTCGGCGGGAATCCGCGTCGCCAGCGCCTCGGCCAGCCGCGCGGCGCGGCGCGGGTTCATCAGCACGCGCGCGCATTGCAGGTAGCGCGGGCTGCGCAACCCGGACGAAAGGATGAAATGCCCTTCCAGCAGCGCATCGGCGGCGCGGAATTCGGCGAGCACGTCGTCGTCGGTCATCGTGTGCTGTGTCTCCTGCGCGCGCCATAGAAGCCCGCCCGCGCGGGCGCAACGCGCCTCCGCGCAGATCCGCGCAGAAAAGCACTGTCGCACGCCCCCCTTGAGGCGGGAGGATGCCATGCTATAGGCAGATGCAGGAGGGGCGCTTCGATACGCCCGGGACGCCGATGCGCGCACCACGACAGGGGTGACGATAACAAGATGCTGAACACCGGGATCAAGGGTTGGGTACTGGCAGCGGGCTTCGCGCTGACCGCCCTGACGGGCGCGGGTAGCGCAGGCGCGCAGGTGCCGGCACCGGCCGCGACCTCGCCCGCCACCGCGGCAACCGCCGCGCCCAGCGGGCTGCGACCCGCCGATTCGAATCAGGGGCAGGCCGGCGGGTCGGTGCAGAAGGCCGACGCCGCGCCGCAATCGCCCGCGCTGGCGATGGACGGTGCCCCGGCCTTCAACGCCACCAGCTCGGCGCCCGGCGTCGGCCAGCCGCTCGACGGCGTGATCCACATCCAGCCGCAAGTCACCAAGAATGGCCTGCGCGCGCACTGGTTCCACGATCGCATCCTCTTCCCGCTGATCACGATCATCTCGATCCTGGTGCTGGTGCTGCTGGTCGTCGTGGTCGTGAAGTTCCGCGCCAGCGCCAACCCGGTGCCGTCTCGGACCAGCCACAACACCTTCATCGAGGTGGTGTGGACGCTGGTCCCAGTGCTGATCCTCGTCGCGATCGCGGTGCCGTCGATCGGGCTGCTGCAGGCGCAGTTCAAGCCCGCGCCGGCCGGCGCGGTGACGCTGAAGGCGATCGGCAACCAATGGTTCTGGAGCTACCAATATCCGGATCACGGCGGGATCGAGATCACCGCCAACATGCTCAAGGAAGGCAATCAGGTCGCCCCCGGCGAGCGCGCGCGCACCGCCGCCGATGGCCCGCGGCTGCTGGCGACCGACAATCGCGTCGTGTTGCCGGTCGGCGTGCCGATCCGCCTGATCACCACCGCCAACGACGTTATCCACAGCTGGGCGGTGCCGGCGTTCTGGATCAAGCTCGACGCGATCCCGGGCCGGCTGAACGAGACCAGCTTCACGATCGACAAGCCTGGCCTGTATTTCGGTCAGTGCAGCGAATTGTGCGGCGCGCGCCACGCGTTCATGCCGATCGCGGTTGAGGCGGTCACGCCGGCGCAGTTCGCGGCCTGGGTGCGCGCCAAGGGCGGCTCGATGCCGGCGCCGGGCAAGGCGTCGGACGCGGTGATCCCGCAGCCGGGGGCGGACAATTCCGCCGCCGTGATGGACGAGGCGGCGGTCGCCAATGCGATGACCGGCCCGCTCGAGAACGGGACCGACACTCCCCCCACTTCCCCGCAAGGCGCCACCGGCAATCCGGGCGGCGTCGGCGAAGCCGGACGCTAAGATCATGACCGACACCGCGCTCCACCCGTCCGCGTTCGTCTCGCACGACGATCACCACCATCACGCGGACGCCGACCACAAACCGGCGTTC
It encodes:
- the pabB gene encoding aminodeoxychorismate synthase component I translates to MAAMRPAAPFVLLHDARSGLDRARLYHAPRRVLAAQTPAEVHDVLAAIRSWPGAAAGFLSYGAGAAFEPAAGREPDCATPLAWFGLFDRHEEIADVAAWLPDAAGAWTGAPEPEPSRSDYRAMFEAAQALIRAGDLYQLNLTFRARVPFIGDPLALYAGLRQAAGAGWSALVATGAQTILSLSPELFFTRDGDALVSRPIKGTARRNADPAIDLAVAHALAADAKQRAENLMIVDLMRNDLSRVAVAGSVAVPELFAVERYPTVHQLTSKVTATLAPERHAVDVLSALFPCGSITGAPKVRAMQAIATVERGTPRGTYTGAIGRIDADGSAAFNVAIRTLTIDEGADHAVIGIGGGIVADSRVEDEWDEAMAKAAFLAGARRRVDLLETMAFDPDEGVLRIERHLERLRTSAAALGFVFDRHAARNELQAATFRLRAAARVRLMVSQSGVVAIEVAAAPPAPDRPLRVALAPLPVGERDWRLRHKTSDRRFYDAARAASGADEVLFFTPDGRLTEGSYTNLFVPRGDTLRTPRAGPLLPGVLRGELLDSGKAVEDDLTVADLRDGLFVGNALRGLMRATLAVAQ
- a CDS encoding MBL fold metallo-hydrolase encodes the protein MTDTPLRAAIVPVTAIEQNCTLIWCTATMKAAVVDPGGDLPRILAAIGQAGVAVEKILLTHGHIDHAGEAKPLAGQLGVPIEGPHEADRFWLARLDEDGRNWGIRGVVFEPDRWLSDGDTVTIGNLTLDVYHTPGHTAGHVIFHHAPSRFAQVGDVLFQGSVGRTDLPQGDHKQLIESIVTKLWPLGDETAFIPGHGKPSTFAHERAHNMFVSDRALSA
- the rpmF gene encoding 50S ribosomal protein L32; the protein is MAVPKRKTSPSRRGMRRAHDALSVEAFQECPNCGELKRPHNLCTACGHYNGREVIAVDA
- the plsX gene encoding phosphate acyltransferase PlsX, with translation MSDRSRIAVDAMGGDEGLAVMLAGVARACRRYDDVNYLLVGDEAAIRDGLSQHPNLAQHSEIVHAPDVIAGDEKPSQAIRRAKTTSMGIAIDCVKQGRAAAAVSAGNTGALMAMAKLSLRTMRGIDRPALAALLPTLGDNDCVMLDLGANTECDARNLVQFAVMGAAYARTTLELDAPRVALLNIGSEDQKGTGEIRDAAQMLRAAPHLPMKFTGFVEGDRLSRGEHDVIVCDGFSGNIALKTAEGTARFVADLLKRAFRSSVRSKVGFLISRPATELLRDHLDPNNHNGAVFLGLNGLVVKSHGSANERGVATAIGNAAKMVRADLTRRIVEDLRHFEAKAAA
- a CDS encoding ketoacyl-ACP synthase III, yielding MIRAVLTGTGSALPARRVSNAELAERVDTSDEWIVERTGIRFRHIAGEGETTATLARDAAIAAIAAAGLVAGDIDLIVLATATPDNTFPATATKVQAMLGIDDCVAFDVAAVCSGFLYAVQVADSMIRAGAHRRALVIGAETFSRILDWEDRTTCVLFGDGAGAIVLEARDSAGDARDPAARGVLATRLHADGRHNELLFVDGGPSTTGTVGKLRMKGREVFRHAVVNLAAVMEEALRAAGLPSGTVDWVVPHQANARILDATARKLSLPSEKVVVTVDQHANTSAASVPLALDVAVRDGRIKPGHLVVLEAMGGGFTWGAAVIRM
- a CDS encoding integration host factor subunit alpha, whose product is MTEAGTLTRADLAESLHKHVGLSRADSSRLVEQILDHMCGALSKGENVKISGFGTFVLRDKGERIGRNPKTGVEVPIAPRRVLTFRASQMMRDRIVGG
- a CDS encoding MerR family transcriptional regulator; the protein is MASDAKSAAAFRTIGEVAQATGLAPHILRYWEGRFPQLRPVTRAGNRRYYRPEDVALVERIDRLLNREGYTIKGVQQLLAREPAAAPPPAPVAATPTLIAIRNLLAKAIDDD